Within the Candidatus Latescibacterota bacterium genome, the region TCTCTCCACCCATAGCGATCACTCTGCAACCCGGGTCTATTGAGCGGATCTTTCTTATAAGAAGGGAAGCGTGTTCGTCACCGCTGGTCTCACCGCAAGTCACGAGGATAGTCCTCACTTCGACTATCCCTCCTTTTGCCCGATGCATGAGAGGATCTTCTCAGCCATTTTCAGCGCTTCCAGCGCCTGTTTGCCCGTCACTACCGGTTCAGTCCCGGTCCTGACAGCATTGACGAAAGATTCTATCTCGTTTTTCAACGGTTCACTTTTGTCGATCTCTGTATCAACAGGTCTGATAAATGCCGTAGGGTCACCTGCCAGCGTTTCCATCGAGATATTCTCAGCTCGACTGTAGGCCTCTATCTCTTTTGCTCTGAAATCAGCGGAGATATACATGTTTTCCTGGAAGAACCTGACTTTTCTCAGTGGCTCTATCGATATCCTGCTTGCTGTGAGGTTCGCCACACAACCGCTTTCGAATTCGAGCCGTGCATTCACTATATCGGGAGATGAGGTCAGAACGCCAGCGCCTGAAGCTCTGAGCTCAGTCAAATTGTCGCCTTTGAGTAAAGTAAGTACAATATCAATATCATGGATCATCAGGTCAACAACCACAGAGACGTCTATACCTCGTGGGGTGAATGTCCCCAATCTATGTGATTCTATGAAGAGTGGTTTGTCGACAAGACTTTCCACCGCGGCAAATGTCCCGTTGAACCGTTCGATATGACCAACCTGAAAGACCAGTCCTCTTTCTTTCGCGGCGGCGACCATACCTGCTCCCTGAATGGAATCAGATGCGATCGGCTTTTCGACAAGGACATGGACACCCATGTCGAACGCTCTCATTACCGTTTCGTAATGGTCCGTCGCCGGCGTACAGATACTGACGAGATCCACGTCATCAAGAAGCGCCCCGGCATCTTCACATACTTCGCACTTGAACTTCTCTGCCGTAGATGAGGCTCTCTCTCTCAGGCTGTCGTGAACGAGTACAGTATCCACATCAGGAATACCCGCATATATCCTGGCGTGGTTGGTTCCAAGGCTGCCCGTACCGATGACGCCTGCTTTCAGGCCGCTACCATTCTCTTTCATATCACTCCCGATTATTCTAGGTGTGTTGCTTACCTGGTCAGGCCTCGTTGTGACCTGCCGATGAATTCCAGCAAGCTCTCTATTTCTGGTGTCTGGGGCAGCTCGTCTCTGATCCTCTCCAGCGCCGGAGTAAGGTTGAGGCCGCTCCGGTATATATACCGGTACGCCTTTTTCAGCAAGTTTCTCTGCTCAACCGTAAAGCCGCGTCTCTCCAACCCTACCGTATTGAGGCCACTCGGCTTCGTGGGGCATCCCCCGAACTTGAAAAACGGAGGAATGTCCTGGGAGACTCTGCTGCCGCCACCTACAAACGAATGAGCACCGATTGAAACGAACTGATGAACAGGGACCATACCCCCTATGATCGCCCAGTCCCCTATAGTCACATGTCCCGCAAGATTGACGGCATTGGCTAGAATCACGTTGCTACCGAGAACACAATTGTGTGCAAGATGAACATAGGCCATCAGCAGACAGTCATCTCCAACGACAGTGGACTCAT harbors:
- a CDS encoding Gfo/Idh/MocA family oxidoreductase — its product is MKENGSGLKAGVIGTGSLGTNHARIYAGIPDVDTVLVHDSLRERASSTAEKFKCEVCEDAGALLDDVDLVSICTPATDHYETVMRAFDMGVHVLVEKPIASDSIQGAGMVAAAKERGLVFQVGHIERFNGTFAAVESLVDKPLFIESHRLGTFTPRGIDVSVVVDLMIHDIDIVLTLLKGDNLTELRASGAGVLTSSPDIVNARLEFESGCVANLTASRISIEPLRKVRFFQENMYISADFRAKEIEAYSRAENISMETLAGDPTAFIRPVDTEIDKSEPLKNEIESFVNAVRTGTEPVVTGKQALEALKMAEKILSCIGQKEG
- the lpxA gene encoding acyl-ACP--UDP-N-acetylglucosamine O-acyltransferase, whose translation is MSPKIHPSAVVSERAKLAQGVEIGPFSVIGPDVTIGEGTVVGSNVLIEGYTTLGSGNKVFHGAAIGSEPQDLKYSGEKSHVRIGSNNTIREYVTINLAAGENESTVVGDDCLLMAYVHLAHNCVLGSNVILANAVNLAGHVTIGDWAIIGGMVPVHQFVSIGAHSFVGGGSRVSQDIPPFFKFGGCPTKPSGLNTVGLERRGFTVEQRNLLKKAYRYIYRSGLNLTPALERIRDELPQTPEIESLLEFIGRSQRGLTR